A window of the Harmonia axyridis chromosome 5, icHarAxyr1.1, whole genome shotgun sequence genome harbors these coding sequences:
- the LOC123679717 gene encoding uncharacterized protein LOC123679717, producing MAQCTQNNAKMRGSVVESTQVFQEKDKMYEFFLAVLDYLFSAFVITPCVVGCWRSQWQLMDIYCYPEDKVLSASISTAIGFCGNLMLNFIQKPMDQTFHPDTNRVLYYVVSRTYSTVYAFVCVNWFRGVWQLLDIFTPGDLLPVALSTAGAMVILAAFRSLRNISSPPLVVATDERHGYFQVLTMFRTSSSERKKLYILDCIFSTAGIGTFVVAAWRGGFQLLDLLIFPDNKLISYWVTLGLGYIIVTIAFSLQTAVRWICKHLKIIPRLIFGDTFILFSATGTINIWRGMWDLLDHYFLPDQQELSCWLVYWVSLIFLIILGCSNSLLVRGVFIDAEEPGGDSMIFPCHYIRNILSKQRNRKNLAVLQQAAARANAEIDDKSKKDNHNFNYVHSVQMKEYSA from the exons ATGGCACAATGTACCCAAAATAACGCGAAGATGAGGGGTAGTGTAGTTGAATCCACACAAGTGTTTCAGGAGAAAGACAAAATGTACGAATTCTTCTTGGCTGTGTTAGATTATCTTTTTTCGGCATTTGTGATCACCCCCTGTGTAGTGGGGTGTTGGAGAAGCCAATGGCAGCTGATGGACATCTATTGTTACCCTGAGGATAAGGTTTTGAGTGCGTCAATATCCACTGCCATCGGATTTTGCGGAAACttaatgttaaattttattcaaaaacctATGGATCAAACTTTTCATCCTGATACAAATCGTGTTTTGTATTATGTTGTGTCGAGAACGTATTCAACGGTTTATGCATTTGTTTGTGTTAACTGGTTCAGAGGAGTTTGGCAACTGCTTGATATCTTCACACCTGGAGATTTGCTGCCTGTGGCTTTAAGTACTGCTGGCGCCATGGTGATTTTAGCTGCGTTCAGGAGTTTGAGGAATATTTCTTCACCACCTCTGGTGGTGGCTACGGATGAAAGACATGGGTATTTTCAAGTGTTGACTATGTTCAGAACATCA TCAAGTGAGAGAAAGAAGCTCTACATCTTGGATTGCATATTTTCGACTGCTGGTATTGGCACTTTTGTAGTTGCAGCTTGGAGGGGTGGATTTCAGCTGCTTGATCTTCTCATTTTTCCAGACAATAAGCTAATTTCTTACTGGGTCACTTTG GGATTGGGCTACATAATAGTAACAATAGCATTTTCACTGCAAACTGCTGTTAGATGGATATGCAAACACCTGAAAATCATTCCGAGACTGATATTTGGAGACACATTCATCCTGTTTTCAGCTACTGGAACCATCAATATTTGGCGAGGAATGTGGGATCTATTGGATCATTACTTCTTACCAG ATCAGCAAGAACTCAGCTGCTGGTTAGTATACTGGGTGTCTCTAATATTCCTCATAATCTTAGGATGCTCCAATTCATTGCTGGTAAGAGGAGTGTTCATCGATGCCGAAGAACCAGGAGGTGACAGCATGATTTTTCCATGTCATTACATCAGGAATATACTTTCCAAGCAAAGGAATCGAAAGAATTTAGCTGTACTACAACAGGCTGCTGCAAGAGCCAACGCAGAAATTGACGATAAATCGAAAAAGGATAATCATAATTTCAATTATGTTCACAGTGTACAAATGAAAGAATATAGTGCTTAG